From the Pseudomonas sp. SORT22 genome, one window contains:
- a CDS encoding DUF3182 family protein, producing the protein MLRSTDRKQGVVLLDTRQSTPEHEHSVHLKLAERLAQLFHTGVVSPAQPPTAKQNFYYLPTETLIGAERYRAMGIGAPTDLFGGLVSQPFMATKAISHPIAADARFPLGWSNDFARLAQDALLRGYSVFSLDDALRAAQLLLREGPLRLKPVRATAGRGQSVIDNMKGLEQALGAMDEQEIALWGLTLEENLSQVQTFSVGQALVAGILCSYYGTQQLTRDHQGEEIYGGSDLVLVRGDYDDLLQLQLEDHLRLAITQARTYEQAALQSFPGFIASRRNYDVARGLNSQGKLRSGVLEQSWRIGGASSAEVLALQAFAADPALMRVRASTHEAFDAPELPADATIFYQGDDSELGRVCKYARIRDYDHP; encoded by the coding sequence ATGCTCCGATCGACAGACCGCAAGCAAGGCGTGGTGCTGCTGGATACCCGTCAAAGTACACCCGAACACGAACACAGTGTGCACCTCAAGCTCGCCGAACGGCTCGCGCAGTTGTTCCACACCGGGGTGGTCAGCCCTGCCCAGCCGCCGACGGCAAAACAGAACTTCTACTACCTGCCCACTGAAACCCTGATCGGTGCCGAACGCTATCGGGCAATGGGCATTGGTGCACCGACCGATCTGTTTGGCGGCCTGGTCAGCCAGCCGTTTATGGCCACCAAGGCGATTTCCCACCCGATTGCGGCCGATGCGCGTTTTCCGCTGGGCTGGAGCAATGATTTCGCCCGGCTGGCCCAGGATGCGCTGCTTCGTGGCTACAGCGTCTTTAGCCTCGACGATGCCCTGCGCGCCGCACAATTGCTGTTGCGCGAGGGGCCCCTGCGCCTCAAGCCGGTACGCGCCACCGCAGGCCGCGGGCAATCCGTGATCGACAACATGAAAGGCCTGGAACAGGCACTGGGCGCCATGGATGAACAGGAAATAGCCCTCTGGGGCCTGACCCTGGAGGAGAACCTCAGCCAGGTGCAGACCTTCAGCGTCGGCCAGGCCCTGGTCGCCGGCATCCTCTGCAGCTACTACGGCACCCAACAGTTGACCCGCGACCATCAGGGCGAGGAGATCTACGGCGGGTCGGACCTGGTGCTGGTGCGCGGTGACTACGACGACCTGCTGCAACTGCAACTGGAAGATCACCTGCGCCTGGCCATTACCCAGGCCAGGACCTACGAACAGGCCGCGCTGCAGAGCTTCCCTGGGTTTATTGCCTCACGGCGCAACTATGACGTGGCACGCGGCCTTAACAGCCAGGGCAAGCTGCGCAGCGGCGTGCTCGAACAATCCTGGCGCATCGGTGGTGCCAGCAGTGCCGAGGTACTGGCGCTGCAGGCGTTTGCCGCTGACCCGGCGCTGATGCGCGTGCGCGCCTCCACCCATGAAGCCTTCGACGCGCCTGAGCTGCCCGCCGATGCGACGATTTTCTATCAGGGGGACGACAGTGAACTCGGACGAGTCTGCAAATACGCACGGATCCGCGACTATGACCATCCATAG
- a CDS encoding aminotransferase class V-fold PLP-dependent enzyme, translating to MNDLPLYFDYAATTPVDERVIQAMVSCLGASGNFGNPASSSHYYGQNARTAVENARAQVAGLVGAQAGQIVWTSGATESNNLALKGLAQGRQGGHIITSQIEHKAVLDTVRQLEQNGFELTLLAPDAQGLITTEALRAALREDTFLVSLMLVNNELGTVNDIPALAEVVRQHGALLHVDAAQGAGKLSIDLARWPVDLMSFSAHKVYGPKGIGALYVGERARPLLQAQIHGGGHEGGLRSGTLATHQIVGMGEAFAVAQALLDDETRRIAHLQQRLLDQLLSVPGVKLNGSAGQRVAHTLSLTFGGDVPDFSTLAQTLAFSSTSACNSASNAASHVLLALGLEPQAARQTLRLSLGRYTRAEDIDQAIRAIKASLQSQPFWAVAQG from the coding sequence ATGAACGATCTTCCGCTGTATTTCGACTACGCCGCCACGACACCGGTCGACGAGCGAGTCATCCAGGCCATGGTCAGCTGTCTGGGCGCCTCGGGCAATTTTGGCAATCCGGCCTCCAGCTCCCATTACTACGGGCAGAACGCGCGCACGGCCGTGGAGAATGCCCGTGCCCAGGTTGCCGGGCTGGTGGGGGCGCAGGCCGGGCAGATCGTCTGGACCTCGGGGGCGACCGAATCGAACAACCTGGCGCTCAAGGGCCTCGCCCAGGGGCGCCAGGGTGGTCACATCATTACCAGCCAGATCGAACACAAGGCGGTGCTCGATACCGTTCGCCAGCTTGAGCAAAACGGATTCGAGCTGACCTTGCTCGCGCCCGACGCCCAGGGCCTGATCACAACCGAAGCGCTTCGCGCAGCCCTGCGCGAAGATACCTTCCTGGTTTCACTGATGCTGGTGAATAACGAGCTGGGGACCGTCAACGATATCCCGGCGCTGGCCGAGGTTGTACGCCAGCATGGCGCCTTGCTGCATGTGGACGCGGCGCAAGGGGCGGGCAAGCTGTCGATCGACCTGGCCCGCTGGCCGGTCGACTTGATGTCCTTTTCCGCGCACAAGGTCTATGGGCCCAAAGGTATTGGCGCCTTGTATGTAGGAGAGCGCGCCAGGCCCTTGCTGCAAGCGCAGATCCACGGCGGCGGGCACGAAGGCGGGCTGCGCTCCGGGACGCTGGCAACGCACCAGATCGTCGGCATGGGCGAGGCGTTTGCCGTGGCCCAGGCGCTGCTTGACGACGAAACCCGGCGCATCGCTCATCTGCAGCAGCGCTTGCTCGATCAGTTGCTGAGCGTGCCCGGGGTGAAGCTCAACGGCAGTGCCGGGCAACGCGTCGCGCATACCCTGAGTCTTACCTTCGGCGGTGACGTTCCCGATTTTTCGACGTTGGCCCAGACCTTGGCATTTTCTTCGACCTCAGCCTGCAATTCGGCGAGCAATGCAGCGTCCCACGTGCTTCTTGCGCTGGGGCTCGAACCGCAGGCCGCGCGCCAGACCCTTCGCCTGAGCCTGGGCCGCTACACCCGGGCAGAAGACATCGACCAGGCAATCCGCGCGATAAAGGCCTCGTTACAATCACAACCTTTCTGGGCGGTTGCCCAGGGCTGA
- a CDS encoding antibiotic biosynthesis monooxygenase: MLVSDNSLCFTQMIEFEVAPDRQHALAQALVLRSEYLAVQHNGLVAASIQASDDGSRVLQYLQWRSRTAWEAAVSSFEQEPFLQLIRQHQARSVNFNAFQTLSSLARTAEHGLHCQLPMDSGVPG; this comes from the coding sequence ATGCTGGTTTCAGACAACAGCCTGTGTTTTACCCAGATGATCGAGTTCGAGGTGGCGCCGGATCGTCAACACGCGCTGGCCCAGGCGCTGGTGCTGCGCAGCGAGTACCTTGCCGTGCAGCACAACGGCCTGGTCGCTGCCAGTATCCAGGCCAGCGATGATGGCAGCCGGGTATTGCAATACCTGCAGTGGCGGTCGCGTACTGCCTGGGAGGCTGCTGTCAGCAGTTTCGAGCAGGAGCCGTTCCTGCAACTGATTCGCCAGCACCAGGCCAGAAGCGTGAACTTCAATGCCTTCCAGACCCTCAGCAGCCTGGCGCGTACAGCCGAGCACGGGCTGCACTGCCAACTGCCTATGGACTCAGGAGTACCAGGGTGA
- the soxR gene encoding redox-sensitive transcriptional activator SoxR produces the protein MPDTAQSALSVGQLSARSGVAVTALHFYESKGLIYSTRSAGNQRRYPRETLRRVAVIKMAQRLGIPLATIHAALQTLPVGRAPSVKDWQRLSEQWRQDLTRRIDKLMVLRDQLDGCIGCGCMSLQSCPLRNCDDQLGEQGPGPQLLEPGAEHDD, from the coding sequence ATGCCCGATACCGCCCAGAGCGCCCTCAGCGTCGGCCAACTGTCGGCGCGCAGCGGCGTGGCCGTGACCGCCCTGCATTTCTACGAAAGCAAAGGCCTGATCTACAGCACCCGCAGCGCCGGCAACCAGCGCCGATACCCGCGCGAAACCCTGCGTCGGGTGGCGGTGATCAAGATGGCGCAACGCCTGGGTATTCCCTTGGCCACCATTCATGCCGCGTTGCAAACGCTGCCGGTGGGCCGTGCACCGAGCGTGAAGGACTGGCAACGGCTATCGGAGCAATGGCGCCAGGACCTGACCCGGCGCATCGACAAGCTGATGGTGCTGCGCGACCAGCTCGACGGCTGCATCGGCTGCGGCTGCATGTCGCTGCAAAGCTGCCCGCTGCGCAACTGTGACGACCAGCTCGGCGAACAGGGCCCCGGGCCGCAACTGCTGGAGCCTGGCGCCGAACACGACGACTAA
- a CDS encoding alpha/beta hydrolase, with product MTIHSEAIEIPVDGESIAGTIVSPSAKVPAILFVHGWGGSQQRDLARAKQITGLGCVCMTFDLRGHEKTESQRLSVTREQNLADLVGAYDRLVSHPAVDSSAIALIGSSYGGYLATLLTALRPVKWLALRVPALYWDEEWKLPKQALDRQRLSDYRQRPLAPADNRALGACAEFAGDVLLVESEQDDFVPHSTLMSYRSAFVSAHSLTHRIVDGADHALSSDRSQKAYSSILSAWISEMVIGARLDRYPHHSPWYS from the coding sequence ATGACCATCCATAGCGAAGCGATCGAGATTCCGGTCGATGGCGAGAGCATCGCCGGAACCATCGTCAGCCCCAGTGCCAAGGTGCCCGCCATCCTCTTTGTGCACGGCTGGGGTGGCAGCCAGCAACGCGACCTGGCCAGGGCCAAGCAGATCACCGGCCTTGGCTGCGTGTGCATGACCTTCGACCTGCGTGGCCACGAGAAGACCGAAAGCCAGCGCCTGAGCGTTACCCGCGAGCAGAACCTCGCTGACCTGGTTGGCGCCTATGATCGGCTGGTCAGTCATCCGGCAGTCGACAGCAGCGCCATCGCCCTGATCGGCAGCAGCTACGGCGGCTACCTGGCGACCCTGCTGACGGCCTTGCGCCCGGTCAAATGGCTGGCATTACGGGTGCCGGCGCTGTACTGGGATGAGGAATGGAAGCTGCCCAAACAAGCCCTCGACCGCCAGCGTCTGAGCGACTACCGTCAGCGCCCGCTCGCGCCGGCAGACAACCGTGCACTGGGCGCCTGCGCCGAGTTTGCCGGCGATGTGCTGCTGGTGGAGTCGGAACAGGACGACTTCGTGCCACACAGCACCTTGATGAGTTATCGCTCAGCCTTCGTCAGTGCCCATTCGCTGACCCACCGGATCGTCGACGGCGCCGACCACGCGCTGTCCAGCGACCGCAGCCAGAAGGCCTACAGCTCTATTCTCAGTGCCTGGATCAGCGAAATGGTCATTGGCGCGCGACTTGACCGCTACCCGCATCATTCACCCTGGTACTCCTGA
- a CDS encoding aminopeptidase P family protein: MNTQSSTQEAVNTRLERIREVMQREGVDALLVPSADPHLSEYLPGYWQARQWLSGFHGSVGTLIVSADFAGLWADSRYWEQAEKELAGTTIELVKLLPGKPGPLDWLAEQAPEGGVVAVDGAVMALASARQLGERLKARNVRLLSDRDLLGQIWADRPALPENPVYQHLPPEATVSRAEKLANLRQAMGERGADWHFIATLDDIAWLFNLRGSDVSYNPVFVSFALISQGQATLFVALNKVDEHLRHVLEVDGISLRDYAEVASALAAIPAGASLLIDPARVTSGLLANAANGVRLVEGLNPTTLAKSQKSAADLAHIRKAMEQDGAALCEFFAWFEAAQGRGEPITELSVDEQLSASRARRPGFVSLSFSTIAAFNANGAMPHYRATDESHARIEGDGLLLIDSGGQYLGGTTDITRMVPIGNPSVEQKQDCTRVLKGVIALSRARFPRGILSPLLDAIARAPIWAEQVDYGHGTGHGVGYFMNVHEGPQVIAYQAAAAPQTAMQAGMITSIEPGTYRPGEWGVRIENLVFNREAGKSAFGDFLEFETLTLCPIDTRCLLTERLSSEERDWLNGYHAEVRKRLSPLLEGPALRWLQVRTESI; this comes from the coding sequence ATGAACACTCAGTCTTCAACGCAGGAAGCGGTGAATACGCGCCTGGAACGTATTCGTGAAGTGATGCAGCGCGAAGGCGTCGATGCCCTGTTGGTGCCTTCGGCCGACCCGCACCTTTCCGAATACCTGCCCGGTTATTGGCAGGCCAGGCAATGGTTGTCCGGGTTCCATGGCTCGGTCGGCACCTTGATCGTCAGCGCCGACTTCGCCGGCCTGTGGGCGGACAGCCGCTATTGGGAACAGGCAGAAAAGGAACTGGCGGGCACTACCATCGAACTGGTGAAGTTGCTGCCAGGCAAGCCCGGTCCGCTGGACTGGCTGGCCGAGCAGGCCCCTGAAGGCGGCGTGGTTGCGGTCGACGGCGCGGTCATGGCCCTGGCATCTGCACGCCAGCTGGGCGAGCGGCTCAAGGCGCGCAACGTGCGTTTGTTAAGTGATAGGGATCTGCTCGGGCAAATCTGGGCTGACCGCCCGGCGCTGCCGGAAAACCCGGTGTACCAGCACCTGCCGCCCGAAGCCACGGTCAGTCGTGCCGAAAAACTGGCCAACCTGCGTCAGGCCATGGGCGAGCGTGGCGCCGACTGGCACTTCATCGCCACTCTGGACGACATCGCCTGGCTGTTCAACCTGCGCGGCAGTGACGTTTCCTACAATCCGGTGTTCGTCTCCTTTGCCTTGATCAGCCAAGGTCAGGCCACCCTGTTCGTCGCCCTGAACAAGGTCGACGAACATTTGCGTCATGTGCTGGAAGTCGACGGCATCAGTTTGCGCGACTATGCCGAGGTTGCCTCGGCACTGGCCGCGATTCCCGCTGGCGCCAGCCTGCTGATCGACCCGGCGCGAGTTACCAGTGGCCTGTTGGCCAATGCCGCCAATGGCGTTCGCCTGGTAGAAGGGTTGAACCCGACCACGCTGGCCAAGTCGCAGAAAAGCGCAGCCGACCTTGCACATATCCGCAAGGCCATGGAGCAAGATGGCGCGGCGCTGTGCGAATTCTTCGCCTGGTTCGAGGCGGCCCAGGGGCGCGGCGAGCCGATCACCGAGCTAAGCGTGGATGAACAGCTCAGTGCTTCGCGTGCACGTCGCCCGGGGTTCGTCTCGCTGAGCTTCTCGACCATCGCCGCCTTCAATGCCAATGGCGCCATGCCGCATTACCGGGCAACCGACGAATCCCACGCGCGCATTGAAGGCGATGGTCTGTTGCTGATCGATTCCGGCGGACAGTACCTGGGCGGGACTACCGACATCACCCGGATGGTGCCGATAGGCAACCCCTCTGTTGAACAAAAACAGGACTGCACCCGGGTACTCAAAGGTGTCATTGCATTGTCCCGCGCGCGTTTCCCTCGCGGCATCCTGTCGCCACTGCTCGATGCCATAGCCCGTGCGCCCATCTGGGCGGAGCAGGTCGACTACGGTCATGGCACAGGGCATGGTGTCGGCTACTTCATGAATGTGCACGAAGGGCCGCAGGTGATTGCCTATCAGGCCGCCGCCGCGCCACAGACCGCCATGCAGGCGGGAATGATCACCTCGATCGAGCCCGGTACCTATCGTCCCGGCGAGTGGGGCGTGCGTATCGAGAACCTGGTGTTCAACCGTGAGGCGGGCAAAAGCGCGTTTGGCGACTTTCTCGAGTTTGAAACCCTGACGCTGTGTCCGATCGATACCCGCTGCCTGCTGACGGAGCGATTGAGTAGTGAGGAGCGTGACTGGCTCAATGGCTATCACGCAGAGGTACGCAAGCGCCTTTCGCCATTGTTGGAGGGGCCTGCGTTGCGTTGGTTGCAGGTTCGTACGGAATCGATCTGA
- a CDS encoding FAD/NAD(P)-binding protein, translated as MSAPEHPNNPAADVLIIGGGLSAALLAAQLLRQAGQRRVLVVEPRDELGRGEAYSATHLGHTLNGNAARMSVDPDNADDLSQWLGQHIAAGGWPESAAQGVPVTELFAPRGLFGVYVRQRLAEAQAVGAQQGSWLEHVQAEALDLAVDELGLSVSLADGRTLRASRAVLATGMFAAARTPQRGDNAFNSACVDPWDIQAMRSINPDGRVVIIGSGLTMVDAVVSLQAAGHRGPIEVFSRHGLLPHVRRQPPAWEDFLAADLSLRSPLQLLRALRNQCRLAQQQGIDWQAPLDTVRVHIGRLWSQASERHKRQFVRHVRPWWESHHHRSPPPGAALLAQLIEAGRLRIHAASLQGVETGADRLPVVKLRFRGQTQVERISADALINSTGIEYDWRRVARPLPQNLLQRRLIQPGPLALGIAANAQGAVQDGEGRYSSQLFAMGPPLRGLWWESTSVTDVALQAKALAQLLAGTGR; from the coding sequence ATGAGCGCCCCTGAACACCCCAACAACCCTGCGGCTGATGTGCTGATCATCGGCGGTGGCTTGAGCGCAGCGCTGCTCGCGGCGCAGTTGCTGCGCCAAGCTGGCCAGCGCCGTGTACTGGTCGTCGAGCCACGCGATGAACTGGGGCGCGGCGAAGCCTACAGCGCCACGCACCTGGGGCACACCCTCAACGGCAATGCCGCGCGCATGAGTGTCGACCCGGACAACGCCGATGATCTGAGCCAGTGGCTGGGCCAGCACATTGCTGCCGGAGGCTGGCCAGAGTCGGCCGCGCAAGGGGTACCGGTGACAGAGCTGTTTGCGCCTCGCGGGCTGTTTGGCGTGTATGTCCGTCAGCGCCTGGCCGAGGCGCAGGCGGTGGGTGCGCAGCAGGGCTCGTGGCTTGAGCATGTTCAGGCCGAGGCGCTGGACCTGGCGGTGGATGAACTGGGGCTCAGCGTAAGCCTGGCCGACGGTCGGACCTTACGCGCCAGCCGGGCCGTCCTGGCCACCGGCATGTTTGCCGCCGCGCGTACTCCCCAACGCGGCGACAATGCTTTCAACAGCGCCTGTGTGGACCCCTGGGATATCCAGGCCATGCGGTCGATCAACCCGGACGGCCGGGTGGTCATTATCGGTTCCGGGTTGACCATGGTCGACGCCGTGGTGTCGCTGCAGGCAGCCGGCCATCGCGGCCCGATCGAGGTGTTTTCGCGCCACGGCCTGCTACCTCATGTACGTCGTCAACCGCCGGCATGGGAAGATTTTCTCGCTGCGGACCTGTCACTGCGCAGTCCATTGCAACTGCTGCGGGCCTTGCGCAATCAGTGCCGCTTGGCCCAGCAGCAGGGCATCGACTGGCAGGCGCCCCTGGACACCGTGCGCGTGCATATCGGCAGGCTCTGGAGCCAGGCCAGCGAGCGTCACAAGCGCCAGTTCGTGCGCCATGTGCGGCCCTGGTGGGAGAGCCATCATCATCGATCGCCACCGCCGGGAGCGGCATTGCTGGCGCAGTTGATCGAAGCAGGGCGATTGCGGATTCATGCGGCGTCGTTACAAGGGGTCGAAACCGGCGCCGACCGCCTGCCGGTGGTCAAGCTGCGCTTTCGCGGGCAAACGCAGGTCGAGCGGATCAGCGCCGACGCCCTGATCAATTCCACCGGTATTGAGTACGACTGGCGCCGGGTGGCCCGGCCCTTGCCGCAGAATTTGCTGCAACGCCGGCTGATCCAGCCGGGGCCGCTGGCCCTGGGCATCGCCGCAAACGCCCAGGGCGCGGTGCAGGATGGCGAGGGCCGCTACAGTTCGCAGCTGTTTGCCATGGGCCCGCCGCTGCGCGGGTTGTGGTGGGAGAGCACATCGGTGACCGACGTGGCCTTGCAGGCCAAGGCGCTGGCGCAGCTTCTGGCCGGCACGGGCCGTTAG